In one Scomber japonicus isolate fScoJap1 chromosome 6, fScoJap1.pri, whole genome shotgun sequence genomic region, the following are encoded:
- the rnf7 gene encoding RING-box protein 2 yields MDDGDEPSIVLSHNTSSGSKSGGDKMFSLKKWNAVAMWSWDVECDTCAICRVQVMDACLRCQAENKQEDCVVVWGECNHSFHNCCMSLWVKQNNRCPLCQQDWVVQRIGK; encoded by the exons ATGGATGACGGTGACGAGCCTAGTATAGTCCTCTCTCACAACACCTCTTCAGGCTCTAAGTCGGGCGGGGACAAGATGTTTTCCTTAAAGAAGTGGAATGCCGTAGCCATGTGGAGCTGGGACGTTGAATGTGATACTTGTGCCATTTGCCGGGTGCAGGTGATGG aCGCTTGTCTCCGATGCCAggcagaaaacaaacaggaggACTGTGTTG TTGTGTGGGGAGAGTGCAACCACTCCTTCCATAACTGCTGCATGTCTCTTTGGGTGAAGCAGAACAATCGCTGTCCCCTCTGCCAGCAGGACTGGGTGGTTCAGAGAATCGGCAAATGA